One genomic segment of Gadus chalcogrammus isolate NIFS_2021 chromosome 3, NIFS_Gcha_1.0, whole genome shotgun sequence includes these proteins:
- the c3h17orf67 gene encoding uncharacterized protein C17orf67 homolog, translated as MKTFVLVFVFLILAAVNTDANPIIKESVAKQLFRSKRQQRPAKAGHPDEPMREHMLHMQALDQRAQETNMEHWQNPHCYPRCDRNYGSPV; from the exons ATGAAGACATTTGTGCTGGTTTTCGTTTTCCTGATCTTGGCTGCAGTTAACACAG ATGCCAATCCCATCATAAAGGAGAGCGTTGCTAAGCAGCTCTTCCGCAGCAAGAGGCAGCAACGGCCCGCCAAGGCCGGCCACCCCGACGAGCCAATGAGG GAGCACATGCTGCACATGCAGGCTCTGGACCAGAGGGCTCAGGAGACAAACATGGAGCACTGGCAAAACCCCCACTGCTACCCGCGCTGTGACCGCAACTACGGAAGCCCCGTCTAG
- the cbx8b gene encoding chromobox protein homolog 8b, translating to MELPAAGEHVFAVESIEKRRNRKGRVEYLVKWRGWSPKYNTWEPEENILDPRLLDAFKDREGHDQLMGYRKRGPKPKHLLVQVPSFARRSSILSDLQEASLNEDSCQKTAPIHMLHSQSQQYQLNSKKHHQFLPLGKDAEQQANGKKKFYYQLNSKKHHPYQPDLRMYEAPHLKPRDAKVPEVANQAWNLPPALQQKWVRDKDSGCLTKVKDITMELKKLPADLNGHKEPEKVQPSAEKDNPSPPSSVSNGKLKIVKNKNKNGRIVIVMSKYMESGMKTAKIKNGDSKTVDEPTPDEESIDNEVEKMKLIKKLGLMNGFAKNLKDKPKVSRAENGHTETDPPLEAKAQVTEQDKQEEVGCQTPPLLDQPLQLTTGANLITGRADEAVPCLSESGRSHEGLKRQSSAMDNEDQPGGSKRFLSSRISTPHTLSSPPQSAVEDQNAFTAGQYTNREYGYTEQEEPIDLSVVRTRPEAVIQTELCTETETVTQADTETLSEAQSPTLPEETSESDPTLETQSHTLSPSHSKEQPFQSHSKEEPFQSHSKEESIQSHSEEEPFPAFKPFLGNIVITDITTNCLTVTFKEYLTARREEDVLHALEDSMELSAVGERVFAAESIIKRRIRRGRMEYLVKWKGWSPKYSTWEPEENILDSRLFVAFEERERERELYGPKKRGPKPKTFLVKAQTKVRSYEFRSEAVRGMRITYPSPEPTAPPRAREGLRAVVPTIFPPSTVNRGESVRVWAPEPEREHRGSARPGGQAPEPKKRGPKPRLQFKISREGPTPAHSDPHKRRPEGGEEAAGFTSTSTQRGALLHGDPGARGSAPGPTMKHRLHQNRGHAHKHHHHHHHHRHHTHVHLRALPYGAPHQQAVHSRPGAGVGPGAPDRTTGAPGHRAPVHFKHKSKSNLSQLRTELSSAAKPAFLERLSPTPPAGDGERVKWRPSLANVEKVLVTDVTSNFLTVTIKESSSSQGFFKDHR from the exons aTGGAGCTGCCCGCCGCGGGGGAACACGTCTTTGCGGTGGAGAGCATCGAGAAGAGGAGGAATAGAAAG GGGAGGGTCGAATACCTGGTCAAGTGGAGGGGATGGTCTCCAAA GTACAACACCTGGGAACCAGAAGAAAACATCTTGGACCCAAGACTCTTGGATGCCTTCAAAGACAG AGAAGGGCATGATCAGCTGATGGGATATCGCAAAAGAGGACCAAAGCCCAAACATCTTCTAGTTCAG GTGCCATCCTTTGCCCGGAGATCCAGCATCCTGTCCGATCTTCAGGAGGCCTCCCTGAACGAGGACAGCTGTCAGAAGACGGCCCCCATCCATATGCTGCACTCCCAGAGCCAGCAGTACCAGCTGAACAGCAAGAAGCACCACCAGTTTCTGCCACTGGGCAAGGACGCCGAgcagcaggccaatggcaagaAGAAGTTCTACTACCAGCTCAACAGTAAGAAGCACCACCCCTACCAGCCCGACCTCCGGATGTACGAGGCCCCCCACCTGAAGCCCAGAGACGCTAAGGTTCCAGAGGTGGCTAACCAGGCCTGGAACCTTCCTCCGGCATTGCAGCAAAAGTGGGTTCGTGACAAGGACTCCGGCTGCCTGACCAAAGTCAAGGACATCACCATGGAGCTGAAGAAACTCCCAGCGGATCTCAATGGACATAAGGAGCCGGAGAAAGTACAGCCCTCCGCTGAGAAAGACAATCCGTCACCGCCGAGTTCTGTGAGCAACGGCAAGCTTAAGATtgtcaaaaacaaaaacaagaacgGACGGATTGTTATCGTCATGAGCAAGTACATGGAGAGCGGCATGAAGACGGCAAAGATAAAGAACGGGGACTCTAAAACGGTGGACGAGCCTACGCCCGACGAGGAGAGTATCGACAACGAGGTCGAGAAGATGAAACTCATCAAGAAGCTCGGGCTCATGAACGGATTTGCAAAAAACCTCAAGGACAAACCCAAAGTTTCCCGTGCTGAGAACGGCCATACAGAGACGGACCCGCCTCTTGAAGCAAAGGCCCAAGTGACGGAGCAGGATAAGCAGGAGGAGGTCGGGTGTCAAACGCCTCCTCTATTGGATCAGCCTTTACAACTGACAACTGGAGCTAACCTGATCACGGGGCGTGCGGACGAGGCGGTTCCCTGCCTGTCCGAGAGTGGACGGAGCCATGAAGGACTCAAACGGCAGTCTTCTGCCATGGACAATGAGGACCAACCAGGAGGCAGTAAGAGATTTTTGAGCTCCAGGATAAGCACACCACACACGTTGTCGTCACCACCTCAGAGTGCAGTCGAAGACCAAAATGCCTTTACCGCGGGTCAGTACACCAACCGGGAATACGGATATACCGAGCAAGAGGAACCCATTGATTTGAGCGTGGTGAGGACCAGGCCTGAGGCTGTGATCCAGACTGAACTCTGTACGGAGACTGAAACCgtaacacaagcagacacagaaacactgtCCGAGGCCCAGTCGCCCACACTTCCAGAGGAAACATCAGAGAGCGACCCCACCTTGGAAACACAGAGCCACACTCTCAGCCCCAGTCATAGTAAAGAGCAGCCCTTCCAGAGTCATAGTAAAGAGGAGCCGTTCCAGAGTCATAGTAAAGAGGAATCGATCCAGAGTCATAGTGAAGAGGAGCCCTTCCCCGCGTTCAAGCCTTTCCTGGGGAATATCGTCATTACGGACATTACTACTAACTGTCTCACTGTCACGTTTAAGGAGTATTTGACGGC ACGGCGGGAAGAAGACGTGCTTCACGCGCTTGAAGACAGCATGGAGCTGTCTGCGGTCGGGGAGCGCGTGTTCGCCGCCGAGTCCATCATCAAACGGAGGATCAGGAGG GGTCGGATGGAGTACTTGGTGAAATGGAAAGGCTGGTCTCCCAA GTACAGCACCTGGGAGCCAGAGGAGAACATACTGGACTCGCGTCTCTTCGTTGCTTTTGAGGAAAG GGAGCGCGAGAGGGAACTTTATGGGCCCAAGAAGAGGGGCCCCAAACCGAAGACCTTCCTGGTtaag GCTCAGACCAAAGTGCGGTCCTATGAGTTCCGGAGCGAGGCGGTCCGAGGGATGCGCATCACCTACCCCAGCCCGGAGCCCACGGCCCCCCCCCGGGCCAGGGAGGGCCTGAGGGCCGTGGTGCCCACCATCTTCCCCCCCAGCACCGTCAACAGGGGCGAGAGCGTCCGCGTCTGGGCCCCCGAGcccgagcgcgaacacagaggATCCGCAAGGCCGGGCGGCCAGGCCCCGGAGCCCAAGAAGAGGGGCCCCAAGCCCAGGCTCCAGTTCAAGATCAGCCGAGAGGGCCCGACGCCGGCGCACTCCGACCCCCACAAGAGGAggccggaggggggggaggaggcggccggcttcacctccacctccacccagcggGGGGCGCTGCTCCACGGTGACCCGGGGGCCAGGGGctcggccccggggcccacGATGAAACACAGACTCCATCAGAACCGCGGGCACgcccacaaacaccaccaccaccaccaccaccaccgccatcacaCCCACGTGCACCTCCGGGCCCTCCCCTATGGGGCGCCCCATCAGCAGGCGGTCCACTCGAGACCCGGGGCCGGTGTGGGCCCGGGGGCCCCAGACAGGACTACGGGGGCCCCCGGACACAGGGCCCCCGTGCACTTCAAGCACAAGTCAAAAAGCAACCTGAGCCAGCTTCGGACGGAGCTGTCGTCCGCGGCGAAGCCGGCGTTCCTGGAGAGGCTGTCTCCGACCCCCCCAGCGGGCGACGGGGAGCGGGTGAAGTGGCGGCCGTCGCTCGCCAACGTGGAGAAGGTCCTGGTGACGGACGTGACCAGCAACTTCCTCACGGTCACCATCAAGGAGAGCAGCTCCTCCCAAGGGTTCTTCAAGGATCATAGatga